A window from Argopecten irradians isolate NY chromosome 3, Ai_NY, whole genome shotgun sequence encodes these proteins:
- the LOC138317822 gene encoding uncharacterized protein, with protein sequence MESSKLRPKSAKHNYRNRAPQPKSPKSRNQQVTKPEKSTEPDKTRLESARPKSAHPRAKSRRGIVVDIVNSQNSVYTDITVITNGRNTRGQPNLPDPGKSNLKRSTKTKALHEIGHGKTPMTRMAADNMKENNTNVQMVAKQQVTQKKTITRCYYRPLTPIITNEDEYYANLDPVDYFNDPTIQDLPIFKDKSKTMEKTQKQKMRSPSSHKEPPQYDEDSRPWSESIQEVNNKTLLSRKKYVNTKNSVYAMFFDEGPGLLASDTRKHVRPLTDDKVIMQSTKTIHDGDLVDNSVGVKKSRLTKVDGRRLLGSRANNTRGPPGSEKSWIPRYNGIAQNTTTQTTFGKPGNRDVKFAHVQGTKDPKSKYKYELRPFSEGINILAENEILRYRANQELTDSKYNVDKMLAKHKKKCGNFPNGFDLKPRRNNLVGPDQMDAKHAGAFNAHMTSRPRKLKPIQAVHNT encoded by the coding sequence aTGGAATCTTCCAAGCTTCGACCAAAATCTGCCAAACACAATTATCGGAATCGAGCCCCGCAGCCAAAATCGCCCAAGAGTCGTAATCAACAAGTCACAAAACCAGAGAAGTCAACAGAACCGGATAAAACTAGATTGGAATCGGCACGACCAAAGAGTGCACATCCACGAGCGAAAAGTCGCCGTGGTATTGTTGTTGATATTGTGAACTCTCAAAACAGTGTTTATACTGATATCACTGTCATAACTAATGGTCGGAATACGCGGGGGCAACCAAATCTACCGGATCCAGGAAAATCGAATCTGAAAAGAAGCACAAAGACGAAAGCCTTACATGAAATTGGACATGGTAAGACGCCAATGACTAGGATGGCAGCTGATAACATGAAGGAAAATAACACAAATGTTCAGATGGTCGCTAAGCAGCAAGTTacacaaaagaaaacaattacTCGATGTTACTATCGACCTTTGACCCCAATCATCACCAATGAGGATGAGTACTACGCCAATCTTGACCCAGTGGACTACTTCAATGACCCTACAATACAGGATCTACCCATATTCAAAGATAAATCAAAGACCATGGAAAAaactcaaaaacaaaaaatgcgATCTCCGAGTAGCCATAAGGAGCCACCGCAATACGACGAGGACTCGAGACCTTGGTCGGAAAGTATACAAGAAGTAAATAACAAGACACTGTTATCtcgaaaaaaatatgttaatactAAAAACTCGGTGTATGCCATGTTTTTTGACGAAGGTCCTGGACTACTGGCGTCAGATACCAGAAAGCATGTGCGGCCCCTGACAGACGACAAAGTTATCATGCAAAGTACAAAGACTATACACGATGGTGACCTAGTTGATAACTCCGTGGGTGTAAAAAAGTCAAGATTAACAAAAGTTGATGGTCGCCGACTTCTTGGCAGCCGTGCCAATAATACACGAGGTCCGCCTGGAAGTGAAAAAAGCTGGATCCCTAGGTACAATGGCATCGCACAAAACACAACTACACAAACAACTTTCGGTAAACCTGGAAACCGTGATGTTAAGTTTGCTCATGTTCAAGGAACAAAGGATCCCAAATCCAAATATAAGTATGAACTACGCCCATTCTCTGAAGGAATTAATATACTCGCTGAGAATGAAATACTACGATATCGTGCCAACCAAGAGCTCACAGATTCGAAATACAATGTTGACAAAATGTTAGCTAAGCATAAGAAAAAGTGTGGAAACTTTCCAAATGGATTTGATTTGAAGCCTCGGCGGAACAATTTGGTTGGCCCTGATCAAATGGATGCAAAACATGCAGGTGCATTTAATGCACACATGACCTCGCGACCCCGGAAGTTAAAACCAATACAAGCTGTCCATAACACGTAA